One window of Oncorhynchus keta strain PuntledgeMale-10-30-2019 unplaced genomic scaffold, Oket_V2 Un_contig_3666_pilon_pilon, whole genome shotgun sequence genomic DNA carries:
- the LOC127924105 gene encoding uncharacterized protein LOC127924105, producing the protein MELFPGLVMLVALMVSVGAEGGVGPSNNSSFCSESKECLEYELVCKTDEYEVRHYSPTRWVSTDAEAYFMGVGAAMAFRRLFQYITGANNGGLQMEMTAPVLVRIPEETRMWEPAIYTLSFLLPAAYQERPPTPTNDKLYFTEMPSMDVYVRSYGGWMLSVTSRLHAHLLTKELARVQADYNHTYHYGVGYDSPLKLLNRHNEVWYVAEGEAVCSDPQEPTPPHTPTPTHTSNATPNATHTSNATSNATPNATHTPNATLNTSHTPNVTHTPNTSHTPNATHIPSSTISDSPSDLPANRPPTPTQAPEVTPSQGSVVGETPSANSSDPQTDGTWNNTVEASLEDTPSDNAVADPADLNLA; encoded by the exons AT GGAGTTGTTCCCAGGGCTGGTGATGCTGGTGGCTCTAATGGTTTCAGTTGGTGCTGAAGGCGGCGTCGG CCCCAGCAACAACTCCAGTTTCTGCTCTGAGTCAAAGGAATGTCTGGAGTATGAGCTGGTGTGCAAAACAGACGAATATGAG gtcCGTCACTACAGTCCTACTCGTTGGGTGTCTACGGATGCGGAGGCCTACTTCATGGGGGTGGGAGCAGCCATGGCCTTCAGGAGACTgttccagtacatcactggggccaacaACGGAG GTCTCCAGATGGAGATGACTGCTCCAGTCCTGGTGAGGATCCCTGAGGAGACCAGGATGTGGGAACCAGCCATCTACACCCTCAGTTTCCTGCTGCCAGCAGCCTATCAGGAGAGACCTCCCACACCTACCAATGACAAG ctctacTTTACTGAGATGCCCTCTATGGATGTGTACGTGCGTAGCTACGGAGGCTGGATGTTGTCAGTGACCTCCAGGCTTCATGCTCACCTACTGACCAAGGAGCTGGCCAGGGTTCAGGCTGACTACAACCACACCTACCACTACGGAGTGGGTTACGACAG tcctctgaAGCTGCTGAACAGACACAATGAGGTGTGGTACGTAGCTGAGGGAGAGGCTGTCTGCTCTGACCCCCAGGAACcaaccccaccacacacacctacccccacacacacatccaacgcCACACCCAAtgccacacacacatccaacgcCACATCCAACGCCACACccaatgccacacacacacccaacgccacactcaacacctcacacacacccaacgtcacacacacacccaacacctcacacacacccaaTGCCACACACATCCCCTCCAGCACCATCTCTGACTCCCCCTCAGATCTCCCAGCCAACCGGCCACCCACCCCCACCCAGGCCCCCGAGGTGACCCCCTCTCAGGGCTCGGTGGTCGGGGAGACcccctcggccaacagctctgacCCCCAGACGGACGGCACCTGGAACAACACTGTGGAGGCCTCCCTGGAGGACACCCCCTCTGATAACGCTGTCGCCGACCCCGCTGACCTCAACCTGGCCTAG